The proteins below are encoded in one region of Rhinolophus sinicus isolate RSC01 linkage group LG07, ASM3656204v1, whole genome shotgun sequence:
- the PCDH18 gene encoding protocadherin-18 isoform X1, giving the protein MYQMNAKMHFRFVFALLVVSFNSAVLGKNLKYRIYEEQRVGSVIARLSEDVADVLVKLPSPSTVRFRAMQRGNSPLLVVNEDNGEISIGAKIDREQLCQKNLNCSIEFDVITLPTEHLQLFHIEVEVLDINDNSPQFSRALIPIEISESAAVGTRIPLDSASDPDVGENSLHTYSLSANDFFNIEVRTRTDGAKYAELIVVRELDRELTSSYELQLTASDMGVPQRSGSSILKISISDSNDNSPAFEQQSYIIQLLENSPVGTLLLDLNATDPDEGANGKIVYSFSSHVSPKIIETFKIDSERGHLTLFKQVDYEITKSYEIDVQAQDLGPNSIPAHCKIIIKVVDVNDNKPEININLMSPGKEEISYIFEGDPVDTFVALVRVQDKDSGLNGEIVCKLHGHGHFKLQKTYENNYLILTNATLDREKRSEYSLTVIAEDKGTPSLSTVKHFTVQINDINDNPPHFPRSRYEFAISENNSPGAYITTVTATDPDLGENGQVTYTILESFILGSSITTYVTIDPSNGAIYALRIFDHEEVSQITFVVEARDGGSPKQLVSNTTVVLTIIDENDNVPVVIGPALRNNTAEISIPKGAESGFHVTRIRAIDRDSGVNAELSCSIVAGNEENIFLIDPRSCDIHTNVSMDSVPYTEWELSVIIQDKGNPQLHTKVLLKCMIFEYAESVTSTAMTSVSQASLDVSMIIIISLGAICAVLLVIMVLFATRCNREKKDTRSYNCRVAESTYQHHPKRPSRQIHKGDITLVPTINGTLPIRSHHRSSPSSSPTLERGQMGSRQSHNSHQSLNSLVTISSNHVPENFSLELTHATPAVEQVSQLLSMLHQGQYQPRPSFRGNKYSRSYRYALQDMDKFSLKDSGRGDSEAGDSDYDLGRDSPIDRLLGEGFSDLFLTDGRIPAAMRLCTEECRVLGHSDQCWMPPLPSPSSDYRSNMFIPGEEFPAQPQQQHPHQSLEDDTQPADPGEKKKSFSTFGKDSPSDEDTGDTSTSSLLSEMSSVFQRLLPPSLDAYSECSEVDRSNSLERRKGPLPAKTVGYPQGVAAWAASTHFQNPTASAGPPLGTHSSVQPSAKWLPAMEEIPENYEEDDFDNVLNHLNDGKHELMDASELVAEINKLLQDVRQS; this is encoded by the exons ATGTACCAAATGAATGCTAAAATGCACTTTAGATTTGTGTTTGCACTCTTGGTGGTGTCTTTCAACTCCGCTGTGTTGGGCAAGAATTTGAAATACAGGATTTACGAGGAGCAGAGGGTTGGCTCAGTAATTGCGAGACTATCGGAGGATGTGGCTGATGTTTTAGTTAAGCTACCGTCTCCTTCCACTGTTCGTTTCCGAGCCATGCAACGGGGAAATTCTCCTCTGCTGGTAGTGAATGAGGATAACGGGGAGATCAGCATAGGGGCGAAAATCGACCGTGAACAACTGTGCCAAAAAAACTTGAACTGTTCCATAGAGTTTGATGTGATCACTTTACCCACTGAGCATCTGCAGCTTTTCCATATTGAAGTTGAGGTGCTGGATATTAACGACAATTCTCCCCAGTTTTCAAGAGCTCTCATTCCTATCGAGATATCGGAGAGTGCAGCCGTGGGCACGCGTATCCCCCTGGACAGTGCATCTGATCCAGATGTTGGGGAAAATTCCCTGCACACCTACTCTCTGTCTGCCAACGATTTTTTTAATATCGAGGTCCGGACCAGGACCGATGGAGCCAAGTATGCAGAACTCATAGTGGTCAGAGAGCTGGATCGGGAGCTGACGTCAAGCTACGAGCTTCAGCTCACTGCCTCAGACATGGGGGTGCCTCAGAGGTCTGGCTCGTCCATCCTGAAAATAAGCATTTCAGACTCCAACGACAACAGCCCTGCTTTTGAGCAgcagtcttatataatacaacTCTTAGAAAACTCCCCCGTGGGCACTTTGCTCCTTGATCTGAATGCCACCGATCCAGACGAGGGCGCCAATGGGAAAATTGTATATTCCTTCAGCAGTCATGTGTCTCCCAAAATTATAGAGACTTTTAAGATTGATTCAGAAAGAGGACATTTGACTCTCTTCAAACAAGTGGATTATGAAATCACCAAATCCTATGAGATTGACGTTCAAGCTCAAGATCTGGGTCCTAATTCCATCCCAGCTCATTGCAAAATTATAATTAAGGTTGTGGATGTCAATGATAACaaacctgaaattaacataaaccTCATGTCccctggaaaagaagaaatatcttaTATTTTTGAAGGGGATCCTGTTGATACATTTGTTGCTTTGGTCAGGGTTCAGGACAAGGATTCTGGGCTGAATGGAGAAATCGTTTGTAAGCTTCATGGACATGGCCACTTTAAACTTCAGAAGACTTACGAGAACAATTATTTAATCTTGACGAATGCCACACTGGATAGAGAAAAGAGATCTGAATACAGTTTGACTGTAATCGCTGAGGACAAGGGGACGCCCAGTCTCTCTACAGTAAAACATTTTACTGTTCAAATCAATGATATAAATGACAATCCACCCCACTTCCCGAGAAGTCGATATGAATTTGCAATCTCAGAGAATAACTCGCCAGGGGCATATATCACCACTGTTACAGCCACAGATCCTGATCTTGGAGAAAATGGGCAAGTGACATATACTATTTTGGAGAGTTTTATCCTGGGAAGTTCCATAACGACATATGTAACCATTGACCCATCGAATGGAGCCATCTATGCCCTCAGAATCTTTGATCATGAGGAAGTGAGTCAGATCACTTTTGTGGTAGAAGCAAGAGATGGAGGAAGTCCGAAGCAACTTGTAAGCAATACCACAGTGGTGCTCACCATCATTGATGAAAATGACAATGTCCCTGTGGTCATAGGGCCTGCACTGCGTAATAATACTGCAGAAATCTCCATTCCCAAAGGGGCCGAGAGTGGTTTTCATGTCACCAGAATAAGGGCAATTGACAGAGACTCTGGTGTGAACGCTGAACTCAGCTGCTCCATAGTAGCAGGTAATGAGGAGAATATCTTTTTAATTGACCCCCGATCATGTGACATCCACACCAATGTGAGCATGGACTCTGTTCCCTATACAGAATGGGAGCTCTCAGTTATCATCCAGGACAAAGGCAATCCTCAGCTGCATACCAAAGTCCTTCTGAAGTGCATGATCTTTGAATATGCAGAGTCAGTGACAAGCACAGCCATGACCTCAGTCAGCCAGGCATCTCTGGACGTCTCCatgattataattatttccttaggagcAATTTGTGCAGTGTTGTTGGTTATTATGGTGCTGTTTGCAACTCGGTGTAACCGAGAAAAGAAAGACACCAGATCCTACAACTGCAGGGTAGCAGAATCAACGTACCAGCACCACCCCAAAAGGCCATCGAGACAGATTCACAAAGGGGACATCACACTGGTGCCAACCATAAATGGCACTCTACCCATCAGATCTCATCACAGATCGTCTCCATCTTCATCGCCTACCTTAGAAAGAGGGCAGATGGGCAGCCGACAGAGCCACAACAGTCACCAGTCCCTCAACAGTTTGGTGACAATCTCATCGAACCACGTGCCAGAGAATTTCTCATTAGAACTCACCCATGCCACTCCCGCGGTTGAG CAGGTCTCCCAGCTTCTCTCAATGCTTCACCAGGGGCAATATCAGCCAAGGCCAAGTTTTCGAGGAAACAAATATTCTAGGAGCTATAG ATATGCCCTTCAAGACATGGACAAATTTAGCTTGAAAGACAGTGGCCGTGGTGACAGTGAAGCAGGAGACAGTGATTATGATTTAGGGCGAGATTCTCCAATAGATAGGCTGCTGGGTGAAGGATTCAGCGACCTGTTTCTTACAGATGGACGAATCCCAGCAG CTATGAGGCTCTGCACGGAGGAGTGCAGGGTCCTGGGACACTCAGACCAGTGCTGGATGCCACCGCTGCCCTCGCCATCCTCTGACTATAGGAGTAACATGTTCATCCCTGGGGAGGAGTTCCCAGCACAACCCCAGCAGCAGCACCCTCACCAGAGCCTTGAGGATGACACCCAGCCTGCAGATCCTGGTGAAAAGAAGAAGAGTTTTTCCACCTTTGGGAAGGACTCCCCAAGCGACGAGGACACTGGGGACACCAGCACGTCTTCCCTGCTCTCGGAAATGAGCAGTGTGTTCCAGCGCCTCTTACCGCCTTCCCTGGACGCCTATTCTGAGTGCAGCGAGGTGGATAGGTCCAACTCGCTGGAACGCCGGAAGGGACCTCTGCCAGCCAAGACTGTGGGCTACCCACAAGGTGTGGCTGCTTGGGCGGCCAGTACTCATTTTCAAAACCCCACTGCCAGCGCCGGGCCCCCACTGGGCACGCACTCCAGTGTGCAGCCCTCCGCCAAGTGGCTGCCGGCCATGGAGGAGATCCCTGAAAATTACGAAGAAGACGATTTCGACAATGTGCTCAACCACCTCAACGACGGAAAACACGAACTCATGGATGCCAGTGAGCTGGTGGCTGAGATTAACAAACTGCTTCAAGATGTGCGCCAGAGCTAG
- the PCDH18 gene encoding protocadherin-18 isoform X2, whose amino-acid sequence MYQMNAKMHFRFVFALLVVSFNSAVLGKNLKYRIYEEQRVGSVIARLSEDVADVLVKLPSPSTVRFRAMQRGNSPLLVVNEDNGEISIGAKIDREQLCQKNLNCSIEFDVITLPTEHLQLFHIEVEVLDINDNSPQFSRALIPIEISESAAVGTRIPLDSASDPDVGENSLHTYSLSANDFFNIEVRTRTDGAKYAELIVVRELDRELTSSYELQLTASDMGVPQRSGSSILKISISDSNDNSPAFEQQSYIIQLLENSPVGTLLLDLNATDPDEGANGKIVYSFSSHVSPKIIETFKIDSERGHLTLFKQVDYEITKSYEIDVQAQDLGPNSIPAHCKIIIKVVDVNDNKPEININLMSPGKEEISYIFEGDPVDTFVALVRVQDKDSGLNGEIVCKLHGHGHFKLQKTYENNYLILTNATLDREKRSEYSLTVIAEDKGTPSLSTVKHFTVQINDINDNPPHFPRSRYEFAISENNSPGAYITTVTATDPDLGENGQVTYTILESFILGSSITTYVTIDPSNGAIYALRIFDHEEVSQITFVVEARDGGSPKQLVSNTTVVLTIIDENDNVPVVIGPALRNNTAEISIPKGAESGFHVTRIRAIDRDSGVNAELSCSIVAGNEENIFLIDPRSCDIHTNVSMDSVPYTEWELSVIIQDKGNPQLHTKVLLKCMIFEYAESVTSTAMTSVSQASLDVSMIIIISLGAICAVLLVIMVLFATRCNREKKDTRSYNCRVAESTYQHHPKRPSRQIHKGDITLVPTINGTLPIRSHHRSSPSSSPTLERGQMGSRQSHNSHQSLNSLVTISSNHVPENFSLELTHATPAVEVSQLLSMLHQGQYQPRPSFRGNKYSRSYRYALQDMDKFSLKDSGRGDSEAGDSDYDLGRDSPIDRLLGEGFSDLFLTDGRIPAAMRLCTEECRVLGHSDQCWMPPLPSPSSDYRSNMFIPGEEFPAQPQQQHPHQSLEDDTQPADPGEKKKSFSTFGKDSPSDEDTGDTSTSSLLSEMSSVFQRLLPPSLDAYSECSEVDRSNSLERRKGPLPAKTVGYPQGVAAWAASTHFQNPTASAGPPLGTHSSVQPSAKWLPAMEEIPENYEEDDFDNVLNHLNDGKHELMDASELVAEINKLLQDVRQS is encoded by the exons ATGTACCAAATGAATGCTAAAATGCACTTTAGATTTGTGTTTGCACTCTTGGTGGTGTCTTTCAACTCCGCTGTGTTGGGCAAGAATTTGAAATACAGGATTTACGAGGAGCAGAGGGTTGGCTCAGTAATTGCGAGACTATCGGAGGATGTGGCTGATGTTTTAGTTAAGCTACCGTCTCCTTCCACTGTTCGTTTCCGAGCCATGCAACGGGGAAATTCTCCTCTGCTGGTAGTGAATGAGGATAACGGGGAGATCAGCATAGGGGCGAAAATCGACCGTGAACAACTGTGCCAAAAAAACTTGAACTGTTCCATAGAGTTTGATGTGATCACTTTACCCACTGAGCATCTGCAGCTTTTCCATATTGAAGTTGAGGTGCTGGATATTAACGACAATTCTCCCCAGTTTTCAAGAGCTCTCATTCCTATCGAGATATCGGAGAGTGCAGCCGTGGGCACGCGTATCCCCCTGGACAGTGCATCTGATCCAGATGTTGGGGAAAATTCCCTGCACACCTACTCTCTGTCTGCCAACGATTTTTTTAATATCGAGGTCCGGACCAGGACCGATGGAGCCAAGTATGCAGAACTCATAGTGGTCAGAGAGCTGGATCGGGAGCTGACGTCAAGCTACGAGCTTCAGCTCACTGCCTCAGACATGGGGGTGCCTCAGAGGTCTGGCTCGTCCATCCTGAAAATAAGCATTTCAGACTCCAACGACAACAGCCCTGCTTTTGAGCAgcagtcttatataatacaacTCTTAGAAAACTCCCCCGTGGGCACTTTGCTCCTTGATCTGAATGCCACCGATCCAGACGAGGGCGCCAATGGGAAAATTGTATATTCCTTCAGCAGTCATGTGTCTCCCAAAATTATAGAGACTTTTAAGATTGATTCAGAAAGAGGACATTTGACTCTCTTCAAACAAGTGGATTATGAAATCACCAAATCCTATGAGATTGACGTTCAAGCTCAAGATCTGGGTCCTAATTCCATCCCAGCTCATTGCAAAATTATAATTAAGGTTGTGGATGTCAATGATAACaaacctgaaattaacataaaccTCATGTCccctggaaaagaagaaatatcttaTATTTTTGAAGGGGATCCTGTTGATACATTTGTTGCTTTGGTCAGGGTTCAGGACAAGGATTCTGGGCTGAATGGAGAAATCGTTTGTAAGCTTCATGGACATGGCCACTTTAAACTTCAGAAGACTTACGAGAACAATTATTTAATCTTGACGAATGCCACACTGGATAGAGAAAAGAGATCTGAATACAGTTTGACTGTAATCGCTGAGGACAAGGGGACGCCCAGTCTCTCTACAGTAAAACATTTTACTGTTCAAATCAATGATATAAATGACAATCCACCCCACTTCCCGAGAAGTCGATATGAATTTGCAATCTCAGAGAATAACTCGCCAGGGGCATATATCACCACTGTTACAGCCACAGATCCTGATCTTGGAGAAAATGGGCAAGTGACATATACTATTTTGGAGAGTTTTATCCTGGGAAGTTCCATAACGACATATGTAACCATTGACCCATCGAATGGAGCCATCTATGCCCTCAGAATCTTTGATCATGAGGAAGTGAGTCAGATCACTTTTGTGGTAGAAGCAAGAGATGGAGGAAGTCCGAAGCAACTTGTAAGCAATACCACAGTGGTGCTCACCATCATTGATGAAAATGACAATGTCCCTGTGGTCATAGGGCCTGCACTGCGTAATAATACTGCAGAAATCTCCATTCCCAAAGGGGCCGAGAGTGGTTTTCATGTCACCAGAATAAGGGCAATTGACAGAGACTCTGGTGTGAACGCTGAACTCAGCTGCTCCATAGTAGCAGGTAATGAGGAGAATATCTTTTTAATTGACCCCCGATCATGTGACATCCACACCAATGTGAGCATGGACTCTGTTCCCTATACAGAATGGGAGCTCTCAGTTATCATCCAGGACAAAGGCAATCCTCAGCTGCATACCAAAGTCCTTCTGAAGTGCATGATCTTTGAATATGCAGAGTCAGTGACAAGCACAGCCATGACCTCAGTCAGCCAGGCATCTCTGGACGTCTCCatgattataattatttccttaggagcAATTTGTGCAGTGTTGTTGGTTATTATGGTGCTGTTTGCAACTCGGTGTAACCGAGAAAAGAAAGACACCAGATCCTACAACTGCAGGGTAGCAGAATCAACGTACCAGCACCACCCCAAAAGGCCATCGAGACAGATTCACAAAGGGGACATCACACTGGTGCCAACCATAAATGGCACTCTACCCATCAGATCTCATCACAGATCGTCTCCATCTTCATCGCCTACCTTAGAAAGAGGGCAGATGGGCAGCCGACAGAGCCACAACAGTCACCAGTCCCTCAACAGTTTGGTGACAATCTCATCGAACCACGTGCCAGAGAATTTCTCATTAGAACTCACCCATGCCACTCCCGCGGTTGAG GTCTCCCAGCTTCTCTCAATGCTTCACCAGGGGCAATATCAGCCAAGGCCAAGTTTTCGAGGAAACAAATATTCTAGGAGCTATAG ATATGCCCTTCAAGACATGGACAAATTTAGCTTGAAAGACAGTGGCCGTGGTGACAGTGAAGCAGGAGACAGTGATTATGATTTAGGGCGAGATTCTCCAATAGATAGGCTGCTGGGTGAAGGATTCAGCGACCTGTTTCTTACAGATGGACGAATCCCAGCAG CTATGAGGCTCTGCACGGAGGAGTGCAGGGTCCTGGGACACTCAGACCAGTGCTGGATGCCACCGCTGCCCTCGCCATCCTCTGACTATAGGAGTAACATGTTCATCCCTGGGGAGGAGTTCCCAGCACAACCCCAGCAGCAGCACCCTCACCAGAGCCTTGAGGATGACACCCAGCCTGCAGATCCTGGTGAAAAGAAGAAGAGTTTTTCCACCTTTGGGAAGGACTCCCCAAGCGACGAGGACACTGGGGACACCAGCACGTCTTCCCTGCTCTCGGAAATGAGCAGTGTGTTCCAGCGCCTCTTACCGCCTTCCCTGGACGCCTATTCTGAGTGCAGCGAGGTGGATAGGTCCAACTCGCTGGAACGCCGGAAGGGACCTCTGCCAGCCAAGACTGTGGGCTACCCACAAGGTGTGGCTGCTTGGGCGGCCAGTACTCATTTTCAAAACCCCACTGCCAGCGCCGGGCCCCCACTGGGCACGCACTCCAGTGTGCAGCCCTCCGCCAAGTGGCTGCCGGCCATGGAGGAGATCCCTGAAAATTACGAAGAAGACGATTTCGACAATGTGCTCAACCACCTCAACGACGGAAAACACGAACTCATGGATGCCAGTGAGCTGGTGGCTGAGATTAACAAACTGCTTCAAGATGTGCGCCAGAGCTAG